One window of Ziziphus jujuba cultivar Dongzao chromosome 5, ASM3175591v1 genomic DNA carries:
- the LOC107411148 gene encoding uncharacterized protein LOC107411148, whose protein sequence is MKPNKNKNMTSTKSNPPTTSQPTSQSQSQSQPHECCMCGDYGFSHDLFKCKLCHFRSQHRYCSNLYPNAESYHICNWCLSQKEDTKEKSQNSSNSSSSCRNDAVEFDGESYHNKKKTNPAMMIKQQLGGPRSLGVSTQLQLNGPIKKPKSIEAPPPSPSLSPSPSLPVSVSTRKRIITNGAKEEKLRRTRSEEISKGGITKHVFRNKVRRYKLLDEVSS, encoded by the exons ATGAAACCAAACAAGAACAAGAATATGACAAGCACCAAATCAAACCCACCAACAACATCACAACCCACCTCCCAATCCCAATCCCAATCCCAACCTCATGAGTGTTGCATGTGTGGTGATTATGGCTTCTCTCACGACCTCTTCAAATGCAAGCTCTGCCATTTCAGATCCCAGCACAG GTACTGTAGCAATCTCTACCCAAATGCAGAGTCTTACCATATATGCAATTGGTGTCTGAGTCAGAAAGAGGATACGAAAGAGAAATCCCAGAATTCATCCAATTCATCATCGTCTTGTCGAAACGACGCCGTCGAATTCGACGGCGAGAGCTACCACAACAAGAAAAAGACTAATCCGGCTATGATGATCAAGCAGCAGCTGGGAGGTCCGAGGAGTTTAGGAGTGTCTACGCAATTGCAACTCAACGGACCAATCAAGAAACCGAAGTCCATAGAGGCCCCACCGCCGTCGCCGTCGCTGTCGCCGTCGCCGTCTTTGCCGGTGTCGGTATCGACCCGGAAAAGGATCATCACGAACGGTGCCAAGGAAGAGAAACTTAGAAGAACAAGATCAGAGGAAATATCAAAAGGTGGGATCACAAAGCATGTGTTTAGGAACAAGGTTAGAAGGTACAAGCTCTTGGATGAGGTTTCTAGTTAA